From Vicugna pacos chromosome 6, VicPac4, whole genome shotgun sequence, a single genomic window includes:
- the LRP10 gene encoding low-density lipoprotein receptor-related protein 10 has product MLPAFLLLLLGGALAHPDRIIFPNPACEDPPAVLLEVQGTLQRPVGRDSRSSPANCTWLILGSKEQTVTVRFQKLHLACGSERLILRSPIQPQISLCEAPASPLQLPGGNVTITYSYAGARAPMGQGFLLSYSQDWLMCLQDEFQCLNHRCVPFIQRCDGIDDCGDGSDEAGCSSDPFPDLTSVPDPTPPCNHTLEDFYGVFSSLGYSHLASVSHPQSCLWLLDPHDGRRLAVRFTALDLGYGDAVHVYDGAGPPKTLRLLRSLTHFSNGKAVTVETLSGQATVDYHTVAWSSGRGFNATYHVRGYCLPWDRPCGLGSGLGASEGLGERCYSEAQRCDGSWDCADGTDEENCPSCPPGHYPCGAAGSPGATACYLPADRCNYQTFCADGADERRCRHCQPGNFRCRDEKCVYETWVCDGQPDCADGSDEWDCSYALPRKVITAAVIGSLVCGLLLVIALGCTCKLYAIRTQEYSIFAPLSRMEAEIVQQQAPPSYGQLIAQGAIPPVEDFPTENPNDNSVLGNLRSLLQILRQDMTPGGAPGARRRQRGRSMRRLVRRLRRWGLLPRTNPPARTPETRSQVTPSAASLETVDGSTGPAREGGAVGGQDGEQAPPLPVKAPLPPASTSPAFPTVPEAPAPLPVAPLEPSLLSGVVQALRGRLLPSLRPPGPTRTPPGPHTTVLSPEDEDDVLLVPLAEPGVWVVEAEDEPLLA; this is encoded by the exons ATGCTGCCGGCCTTCCTCCTCTTACTCCTGG GAGGCGCTCTGGCCCACCCAGATCGGATCATTTTCCCAAATCCTG cctGTGAGGACCCCCCGGCGGTGCTCTTGGAAGTGCAGGGCACCTTACAGAGGCCAGTGGGCCGGGACAGCCGCAGCTCCCCTGCCAACTGCACCTGGCTCATCCTGGGCAGCAAGGAGCAGACTGTAACAGTCAG GTTCCAAAAACTGCACCTGGCCTGTGGCTCAGAGCGCTTAATTCTGCGCTCCCCCATCCAGCCACAGATCTCTCTATGCGAGGCCCCTGCCAGCCCCCTGCAGCTGCCTGGAGGCAACGTCACCATCACCTACAGCTATGCCGGGGCCAGAGCACCCATGGGCCAGGGCTTCTTGCTCTCCTACAGCCAAG ATTGGCTGATGTGCCTGCAGGATGAGTTCCAGTGCCTCAACCACCGCTGTGTGCCCTTCATCCAGCGCTGCGATGGGATTGATGACTGTGGCGATGGCTCTGATGAGGCAGGTTGCAGCTCAGACCCCTTCCCTGACCTGACCTCAGTccctgaccccaccccaccctgcaatCACACCTTGGAAGACTTCTATGGGGTCTTCTCCTCCCTCGGGTACTCGCACCTGGCCTCAGTCTCCCACCCCCAGTCCTGCCTCTGGCTGTTGGACCCCCATGACGGCCGGCGCCTGGCAGTGCGCTTCACGGCCCTAGACCTGGGCTATGGAGATGCAGTGCACGTGTATGATGGCGCCGGGCCCCCCAAGACCCTCCGGCTGCTGCGCAGCCTCACCCACTTCAGCAACGGTAAGGCCGTCACTGTGGAGACGCTGTCCGGCCAGGCCACCGTCGACTACCACACAGTTGCTTGGAGCAGTGGTCGGGGCTTCAATGCCACCTACCATGTGCGGGGCTACTGCTTGCCTTGGGACCGACCCTGCGGCCTAGGCTCTGGCTTGGGGGCTAGTGAGGGCCTAGGTGAGCGCTGCTACAGCGAGGCTCAGCGCTGCGACGGCTCGTGGGACTGTGCGGATGGCACGGATGAGGAGAACTGCCCCAGCTGCCCGCCTGGACACTACCCCTGTGGGGCCGCCGGCAGCCCCGGCGCCACAGCCTGCTACCTGCCTGCTGACCGCTGCAACTACCAGACCTTCTGTGCTGACGGAGCGGACGAGAGACGCTGTCGGCACTGCCAGCCCGGGAACTTCCGATGCCGGGATGAGAAGTGCGTGTACGAGACTTGGGTGTGTGACGGGCAGCCAGACTGTGCGGACGGCAGCGATGAGTGGGACTGCTCCTATGCCCTGCCCCGCAAGGTCATCACCGCCGCAGTCATCGGCAGCCTGGTGTGTGGCTTGCTGCTGGTCATTGCCCTGGGCTGCACCTGCAAGCTCTATGCCATTCGCACCCAGGAGTACAG CATCTTCGCCCCCCTCTCCCGGATGGAGGCTGAGATTGTGCAGCAGCAGGCGCCCCCCTCATATGGACAGCTCATTGCCCAGGGTGCCATCCCACCTGTAGAGGACTTCCCTACAGAGAACCCTAATGAT AACTCAGTGCTGGGCAACCTGCGTTCTCTGCTACAGATCTTACGCCAGGACATGACTCCAGGGGGTGCCCCAGGTGCCCGCCGCCGCCAGCGGGGCCGCTCTATGCGCCGCCTGGTGCGCCGTCTCCGCCGCTGGGGCCTGCTTCCTCGGACCAACCCCCCAGCCCGGACTCCTGAGACCAGATCTCAGGTCACACCTTCTGCTGCTTCCCTCGAGACCGTAGACGGCAGCACGGGTCCAGCCCGTGAGGGTGGAGCGGTGGGTGGGCAAGATGGGGAACAGGCACCCCCGCTGCCTGTCAAGGCTCCACTGCCACCTGCCAGCACGTCTCCAGCCTTCCCTACTGTCCCCGAGGCCCCGGCACCACTGCCTGTGGCACCCCTGGAGCCATCACTGCTGTCTGGAGTGGTGCAGGCCCTGCGAGGCCGCCTCCTGCCCAGCCTGCGGCCCCCAGGACCAACCCGGACCCCACCCGGACCCCACACGACAGTCCTGTCCCCAGAGGATGAGGACGATGTGCTGTTGGTGCCACTGGCTGAGCCAGGGGTCTGGGTGGTCGAAGCGGAGGATGAGCCACTGCTTGCCTGA
- the REM2 gene encoding GTP-binding protein REM 2, with protein MHTDLDTDMDMDTDTDTETTALCPSGSHQASPPGTPTPDATLLKKPEKLLAGLDRGGPPPAPGAPRRRGSMPVPYKHQLRRAQAVDELDWPPHASSSGSSDSLGSGEAAPTQKDGIFKVMLVGESGVGKSTLAGTFGGLQGDSAHELENPEDTYERRIMVDKEEVTLVVYDIWEQEDAGGWLRDHCLQTGDAFLIVFSVTDRRSFSKVPETLLRLRAGRPHHDLPVILVGNKSDLARSREVSLEEGRHLAGTLSCKHIETSAALHHNTRELFEGAVRQIRLRRGRNRAGGPRPEWGSPEGPPPPARRESLTKKAKRFLANLVPRNAKFFKQRSRSCHDLSVL; from the exons aTGCACACAGACCTCGACACCGACATGGACATGGACACGGACACGGACACGGAAACCACAGCACTCTgcccctctggcagccaccaggcCTCCCCTCCAGGGACGCCCACACCAG ATGCCACTCTGCTAAAGAAGCCAGAGAAACTGTTGGCAGGGCTGGACCGTGGCGGGCCACCCCCTGCCCCGGGGGCCCCCAGACGAAGAGGCAGTATGCCTGTCCCCTACAAGCACCAGCTGCGGCGGGCCCAGGCTGTAGATGAACTTGACTGGCCACCTCACGCCTCATCCTCTGGCTCCTCTGACTCCCTGGGCTCAGGGGAAGCAGCCCCTACCCAAAAGGACGGCATCTTCAAAGTCATGCTGGTGGGGGAGAGCGGCGTGGGCAAGAGCACCCTAGCAGGCACTTTCGGTGGTCTCCAGGGAGACAGTGCTCACGAGCTGGAGAATCCAG AGGACACCTATGAGAGACGCATCATGGTGGATAAGGAAGAAGTGACTCTGGTTGTTTATGACATCTGGGAACAG GAGGATGCAGGAGGGTGGCTGCGGGACCACTGCCTTCAGACGGGGGATGCCTTTCTCATCGTCTTCTCAGTCACCGACCGACGAAGCTTCTCCAAAGTTCCAGAGACCCTGCTACGGCTCAGGGCTGGGAGGCCCCACCACGACCTGCCTGTCATCCTCGTTGGAAACAAGAGTGACCTGGCCCGCTCCCGGGAGGTCTCTCTGGAGG AGGGCCGCCATTTGGCAGGGACACTGAGCTGCAAGCACATTGAGACGTCGGCCGCGCTGCACCACAACACGCGGGAGCTCTTCGAAGGCGCGGTGCGCCAGATCCGGCTGCGGCGCGGGCGGAACCGCGCCGGGGGCCCTCGGCCGGAGTGGGGCAGCCCCGAGGGACCACCGCCGCCCGCGCGCCGCGAGAGCCTCACCAAGAAGGCCAAGCGCTTCCTTGCCAACCTGGTGCCGCGTAACGCCAAGTTCTTCAAGCAGCGCTCCAGGTCGTGTCACGACCTCTCTGTGCTCTGA